Proteins found in one Mucilaginibacter gracilis genomic segment:
- a CDS encoding efflux RND transporter permease subunit, translating into MPSITEIAVKRPLLIIVVFTVLFIFGIRSYFSLNYNLLPKIDVPTVSVSTTYSGAAATEVETSVTKKLEDAFSSVEGLDKISSTSQQGVSQIVVQLKSGTDIDQAERDIQRKADQAQNDLPDNIDKPIVNKINLDDVPVIKAGVTSDKSPRDLYDFVDKQLLPMLQNVPGVGQVNIIGGDEREIQVNIDQDKLKAYGLGIAQVTDAISKSNQSFPAGSIETRNQQMSIQFDANVVSVDQLSNLIIFQKPNGGSIYLKDIAEVVDGTVKTTAINHISGIPSIGIQIIKQNDANAVAVSDKVKKKFTEIEGQYRSEHLKFAVASDQSVYTLHSASAVMEDLGMAVLIVGVVMLAFLHSFRSSMFVLVALPSSIIPTFIAMYALHFSLNLMTLMAMSLVVGILVDDSIVVLENIYRHLEMGSDKEKAALEGRSEIGFTALAITMVDVVVFLPIAFAGGIIGAFLQEFSLVVVFSTLMSLFVSFTVTPLLASTFGKIEKLDKNTLWGKLNLGFEHFLDTLKEDYGKVLKFVLTKKRYLLSAVIVMIIGAIALVPLGFIGGTFVPSADQGEVVINLELAPSASLYQTNMICQQAEKLIMVQPEVTHVFSSIGFVRGSVAGTSNNANLAEITISMVDKNKREITADDFGNRMQEQLSKVIAGVKITATPTSITGEATAAPIQVAIKGIDLKAVRKVAEEYKKIIASVPGTRFVALSVKDQKPQVEINLDRQKMSLLGLDASQVGAAIQNAFSGNDKGKFKQLGNEYKIMISLDGFDRSNINNVSNLSFTNSNGRTFLLSQFARVTEGLGETVLQRTDRLGSITVNANVAGRPSGSVADDIKAKAAKFSLPAGVSIEYLGAVKNQEDAFGSLGFALIVAILLVYLVMVALYENAVYPFVVLFSIPVAMIGAFLALALSMETLNIFSMIGLVMLLGLVSKNAILIVDFTNHLKSEGRPVKEALVEAGKERLRPILMTTLAMILGMLPIAMAAGAGAEIKNGMAWVIIGGLTSSMLLTLFVVPSMYLIIDHLIDWVSRRKTRRESLQLQPHH; encoded by the coding sequence ATGCCATCAATAACAGAAATTGCCGTTAAGCGGCCCTTATTAATCATTGTCGTTTTTACCGTGCTGTTCATCTTCGGGATACGGTCCTACTTCAGCCTGAACTATAACCTGCTGCCAAAGATCGATGTGCCGACCGTTTCGGTGAGTACCACCTATTCCGGAGCGGCTGCAACAGAGGTAGAAACATCAGTTACCAAAAAGCTGGAAGATGCGTTTTCTTCCGTCGAAGGACTCGACAAGATCTCATCTACTTCACAGCAGGGTGTGTCGCAAATCGTAGTTCAGCTGAAAAGCGGTACTGACATAGACCAGGCTGAGCGTGATATTCAGCGCAAAGCAGATCAGGCGCAAAACGACTTGCCCGACAATATTGACAAACCTATTGTCAACAAAATTAACCTGGATGATGTGCCGGTTATCAAAGCGGGTGTTACTTCTGATAAATCGCCCCGTGACCTTTATGATTTCGTGGATAAGCAATTATTACCTATGCTGCAAAATGTGCCCGGTGTGGGGCAAGTTAACATTATTGGGGGGGATGAGCGGGAAATACAGGTTAATATTGACCAGGACAAATTGAAGGCTTACGGCTTGGGTATTGCTCAGGTGACCGATGCGATCAGCAAATCCAACCAATCTTTTCCGGCTGGAAGTATTGAGACAAGGAACCAGCAGATGTCGATTCAGTTTGATGCCAATGTTGTTTCTGTAGACCAGCTCAGCAACCTGATCATCTTTCAAAAGCCAAATGGCGGGAGTATTTACCTGAAAGATATCGCCGAGGTAGTAGACGGTACCGTGAAAACAACTGCCATTAATCATATCAGCGGAATTCCATCCATCGGCATTCAGATCATTAAGCAAAATGATGCCAACGCCGTAGCGGTAAGTGACAAGGTGAAAAAAAAGTTTACGGAAATCGAGGGGCAATATAGATCAGAACATTTAAAGTTCGCGGTAGCATCAGATCAAAGTGTTTATACGCTTCATTCGGCCAGTGCCGTGATGGAAGACCTCGGTATGGCCGTGCTGATTGTTGGTGTGGTCATGCTGGCTTTTCTGCATAGTTTCCGCAGTTCCATGTTTGTACTGGTCGCCTTACCCTCATCGATCATTCCTACATTCATCGCGATGTATGCGTTGCATTTTTCGCTCAACTTAATGACGCTGATGGCGATGTCGCTGGTCGTGGGTATCCTGGTCGATGATTCTATCGTGGTCCTCGAAAATATTTACCGCCACCTGGAGATGGGCTCGGATAAGGAAAAAGCGGCACTTGAAGGCCGGAGCGAAATTGGATTCACCGCCTTAGCTATTACTATGGTTGATGTGGTCGTGTTCCTGCCCATCGCATTTGCCGGGGGCATCATTGGTGCATTCTTACAGGAATTTTCGCTGGTCGTCGTATTCTCGACGCTGATGAGTTTGTTCGTGTCTTTCACCGTTACACCATTACTTGCCAGTACATTCGGCAAGATCGAAAAGCTGGATAAAAACACGCTTTGGGGTAAGCTCAACCTCGGCTTCGAGCACTTCCTGGATACGCTCAAAGAGGATTACGGAAAAGTATTGAAGTTTGTACTCACTAAAAAAAGATATTTATTGTCTGCCGTTATTGTCATGATCATCGGTGCAATTGCCTTAGTGCCGCTGGGATTTATAGGCGGCACGTTTGTACCTAGCGCTGATCAGGGCGAAGTTGTGATTAACCTGGAACTGGCTCCATCTGCATCATTGTATCAAACGAATATGATATGCCAGCAAGCTGAAAAGCTGATCATGGTTCAACCCGAGGTTACACACGTATTTTCCAGCATCGGATTTGTAAGGGGAAGCGTGGCGGGAACCTCTAATAACGCCAACCTGGCGGAAATCACGATCAGTATGGTGGATAAAAACAAACGGGAAATTACCGCTGATGACTTTGGCAACCGTATGCAGGAACAATTGAGCAAGGTGATAGCAGGCGTAAAAATAACAGCAACGCCAACGTCGATCACCGGGGAAGCTACTGCCGCGCCAATACAGGTCGCGATTAAAGGGATAGACCTTAAAGCCGTGCGCAAGGTTGCAGAAGAATACAAGAAAATAATAGCCTCTGTTCCGGGAACCCGTTTCGTTGCCCTTTCTGTAAAGGATCAGAAGCCACAGGTAGAGATCAACCTTGACCGGCAAAAGATGAGCCTGCTGGGACTGGATGCGAGCCAGGTAGGCGCAGCGATACAAAACGCCTTCAGCGGAAACGACAAAGGTAAATTTAAGCAGTTGGGTAACGAATACAAGATCATGATCAGCCTCGACGGTTTTGACCGGTCGAATATTAACAATGTCAGCAACCTATCTTTCACCAACAGCAATGGACGGACATTTTTATTAAGCCAGTTTGCCCGGGTAACCGAGGGCTTAGGTGAAACCGTCCTACAACGGACTGATCGCTTAGGTTCTATAACTGTAAACGCCAATGTAGCCGGCCGGCCCAGCGGATCGGTGGCCGACGACATTAAAGCCAAGGCAGCCAAATTTTCATTACCTGCCGGCGTATCGATTGAGTACCTAGGCGCTGTAAAGAACCAGGAGGATGCCTTTGGAAGTCTTGGATTCGCTTTGATAGTCGCTATTTTACTGGTTTATCTCGTTATGGTAGCGCTTTATGAGAATGCTGTTTATCCATTCGTGGTCTTGTTTTCCATTCCTGTCGCCATGATCGGCGCATTTCTGGCACTGGCGCTGAGTATGGAGACATTGAATATATTCTCAATGATCGGACTGGTCATGTTGCTGGGGTTGGTATCGAAAAACGCCATCCTGATTGTAGACTTTACCAATCACCTCAAAAGCGAAGGACGCCCTGTAAAAGAAGCCCTGGTAGAAGCCGGTAAAGAACGACTCCGCCCGATCCTGATGACAACATTGGCGATGATCCTTGGTATGCTGCCTATTGCAATGGCTGCTGGTGCCGGTGCTGAAATTAAAAACGGCATGGCCTGGGTAATTATTGGCGGGTTAACAAGTTCAATGCTGCTAACTCTTTTCGTAGTGCCGTCGATGTACCTGATCATCGATCACCTGATCGACTGGGTCTCAAGAAGAAAAACACGCAGAGAAAGCCTGCAATTACAGCCCCATCACTAA